Genomic DNA from Buchnera aphidicola (Nurudea shiraii):
GATATTTTTTTTTTATTGTTAATGCCAGCAGTATCAATAATAATAATTTTATTATTTTTAATTCTTAAACATCCATATTTTCGATCTCTAGTTAAATTAGGACTATTGGAAACTAACGAACTATTAAAAGATACTAATTTATTAAACAATGTAGATTTCCCAACATTAGTTCTTCCAATTAATGCTATTTTAAATGACATAATTGATACCTTTTATAATAATATTTAAAATTTTGTAAATCATATTATAAATACTTATTTTATTTGATATTATTTAATTTCATTTGTACTATTTCTTTTAGCTCTTCTCTAATTTGATAATAAATACTTTTTTTCCATTCCAAAATAGCTTGTTCTGTATTGTTTAATAGAAAAAATACATTTCCTTTTAAATCATGTTTAATACTTTTCCAAGATTTTAAATTAATGTTATTAATTAATTTCAATGATTTTTTGTAATTATTTAATTGAAGATGTATTTTAGACATATTTAAAATAACTATGTTTAAAATATGTTCATCATGTATATATTTTAAATTATTTTGTAGTATTAGTAGAGCATTATATAACAAGTTCTTTTCAAAATATGTTTTAGATAAGTATAAAGATGCAAAAGTCCCATAAATATTGTTTTCGTTATTTTTAATAAACTCAATAATTTTTTTTATTGAAATATCTTTATTAATTTTAACTTCTTGAATAAGTTTATCATAATTTTTTACATCAATATTAACATTTAAATAAAATTTAAAAAATAAAAAAGCAAAAAGAGCTAAAAACAAAAATATAATGTTTTTTTGAGTTTTATTT
This window encodes:
- a CDS encoding GTPase, with the translated sequence MSFKIALIGRTNVGKSTLFNKLVSFNSSLVSNSPNLTRDRKYGCLRIKNNKIIIIDTAGINNKKKISIKILKNR
- a CDS encoding tetratricopeptide repeat protein, whose translation is MKDLNMFLKKDIKKNYNLNKTQKNIIFLFLALFAFLFFKFYLNVNIDVKNYDKLIQEVKINKDISIKKIIEFIKNNENNIYGTFASLYLSKTYFEKNLLYNALLILQNNLKYIHDEHILNIVILNMSKIHLQLNNYKKSLKLINNINLKSWKSIKHDLKGNVFFLLNNTEQAILEWKKSIYYQIREELKEIVQMKLNNIK